One genomic segment of Gasterosteus aculeatus chromosome 6, fGasAcu3.hap1.1, whole genome shotgun sequence includes these proteins:
- the tacc2 gene encoding uncharacterized protein tacc2 isoform X13, with the protein MDSRPQGVIDARPHDSDPLLPDAQPPPQPAAAPCQVSKSVTPPLSLLVDRELQEAFQQCEEQMASLGMFNPIEPPSTTSETVKVERKTGDGLVNKSYESSPPPPIVIQQGHSNGVHGNKSTHGDSEAANPRTDTVVFSFRNYILGTESSPTAAKKESEIEAKHSLDKCPELKTDKEIKMVEQKETPTQTQLETTKDLFKEEDNYIALSDREERVNSYAAVGEHCTLDCNSVIKEEGTEATTETVDTKKDNCGNESSNCVCVFEKGETDDSVNETSEGSKDAFAETTTGANNYRDQDQEANTDKWMNSCDKHAGLDKKAKKKEKKKQRKKKKVEEKHIETENKAKTQPENDLKDTSLKNAGNHKGSTADIKPGTRADGQNVICGEQPDNGCDSKRQLSPGGSPSPPLSSPHSRLDHLTDSICSPVSNRAFSHNHITDAPCGVNHSSILQRKQHVTECVIDNHNTPGTYVQNAVINASVHPEKRSCPQTREAKVTSDAAILSHENRSPLSNTQTCVGASGVDAALEEASVVVAALPLATPTMPEVIESKREGESERRDSGERAATVAIAERERAVGDKDLGGVEKCSGSADGEKEGLLDSLSPLALICSRGEEGEAASKESRSVKMPHSSTEAEMNGARGTSARSPDAEMPADKGDGAKEAPLLAACSDTPPYGLLTGPDCLDHSAARSGGAGEGGGGGGGGGGEDVGKKARLTKVHSLFSQPEGSASGVSSAGTESPPPTNVAESQLRSQSWSEPIATISGTICTEQDRHEEAILPLLIELRSGDTNGGVRADLGNNLIAEDAPSCEKSSITETERNDGQVVPPLLPPQHLHTSQQILAERALGVLVGQSSRGTSRGNNRVHFADSVKQEGGSSVVVGRMAVSTMDCASLPPLTVHESLRYPVVEASYTFPDFLGVEKSEIATNAAHAADELATRSSADFPKPQKDVRLDEGGKDTGEKIKEDPVGNENLKTNSVDLKSVDMTCSKQRPSATERSQTGDLSQRVERATADADHSIDEEVSAKVTKHSKGDTEKEALNPGLSTEKKINKLHAEFQKSPVICDEGNQHPPSSCSLDPADDVTRQPLSDVSADLPGEQLSTDLVTCSDTETVTMICTASPQTKPRDPNDQPPTHLDQTPPHGRVTTDAMEIESHSCDLTMEESATSEEVTVCDPSIPVIEQCSSNSSLVLQPPGPMLSHLEFITDSDVSLPEHTIICGSDGDATKVEGGADGNKSREMTRTSSAPDLQHGDIGVKEDETCLKPEDGNYTMESVAELDNSAFNNRNIPFTLLGNVFPPQPPSAGNVLAKGLSGNVISQSHTEPGPTCFKPSICVASITDDLFNISCQRSSDLPTKEACDDIKQKDMNKTPGGQTSVVFAEKKEKVEEATMDNQKEAADSGKLQTGKTVKTQQQCYGPDEEAVDTIEVLQVPHEHEVKNTESTGTNINEGETKIAFASQSQTSSLPALKPAGSPREGLGSKVESGIEPHTVHVLSLCQTPTATPERCSHGATAPDVSAALGQSRSTPEPNCFAQQQEQPQWPLGSRHPAEELSGDCLERGEGTNRQGRPIPALVLGGTGVVEGGDSSVWSVDEWTRDGSSGDGEEGAKSTAALDGVYVPSHLAGDVDESGRAAERNASAGIVRVTASSHAEEIRQGVNENKCPALAVAGSDTDTGFASELVCKGQQKGNLSTDRQDQHGEQETSKNTAVSVESASKEPEASLVQTTVLSKFSTDSQGIHPVVFPCENQAGEIHTSMFSTLVVQAGSVEKDFRDANAKSNSGVTEEREIQDTACEPLELQNAAETTATQSSPAVQTPIKGPDVEETTKEDKAALGKEKASRQGEGQIEIEAMTKQEVTDQTGSAKDSSSFGVSKESGNDTSEYEGMSDGKTVEEVSVNPEAGDLPAGKPETNRIQALKEAAKLSQCEQETSRPLPSLESPQLEFLTPTEEPAAPWRQEEIHPPDRAADNTTETPALNILKKPVDLPKPLKKTAELLEPTRSTKAVFLEEAVKVELPKAPQQTVELPEPTQGTRVEVPEEDRVELPKAPQQTVELPEPTQGTTRVEVPEEEERVELLTAAQQIVELPEGTQGTRVEVPEEEEKVELPKAPQQTVELPEPTQGTRVEVPEEKRVELLTAAQQIVELPEPRREPQTSSEKEEQPPELLESTKSPEEIPEPTNNEIEIPEPNKASTEPPEPEKRLSRELPEEPRETPVESQPGETFKVPAVQDPAEERQDSGSSLAEQAGRGDRVPASPPPPAPEHHLSPAVPPHLQDTTEFPTPPPTPPERHTPEAPPTPPASPCIPPAPLPAPASPPLNPASQCEDRCPAAAPCPAPLRSSDSDGAFETPEATTPVKAVSPIDPPTQQLTSDDKVADSELTSADATCGTPTIVFDENKPIAASGQYNIEFPADSTSHTLTRSLSLQGGELDSGGLLDGSSVGGFRPHSESFSVGTESAPGTLRRPKKVHPGSVRKKPLPRQNSNPESPRPASSSSTPEIKKRAKPRTASPLQPQEEAEGGSATPSPGGTLRRTRKSRVETPPPLPEEANSTSQEEGLVVPALPLCQEDTPLVSSPTGNGESPIPPNTSYKWDPDNFEDIDPFNTGGSKVANSPVLGRKGPVCAPIATPPESPPISSVEPGPPAPLQEPITNPEEQPIIPTRQSVRLEFDYSEEGSEASHQASLPPKKVGKKPGGKMPLRKPKLGLKKAPKAQTEQLDNNPPATHNGNEEDIPVPQVSYKLEPDKWDDPNFNPFTSKKGITNSPKQSRPSHAFDTNDFDDSEDPFKSSNKMANSPPKATASFDLSSNDYDNENDNDNIGELENQNQNKPGKKKKTPIKSNTFRVKRSPKKSPLSDPSQDPTPTDETPSLRPKDDHATDEEKLASSTGHKWAALHDMEADLNSDQQDFPQPSDLTSFVNENSLPPQTPVQDYEIEYMEKLGSASPPLSVKKPSLYLKLDSVSDSLTKNTCAHGSEPSSPCTGSFEEMEAQITADMKTPVLSTRSGPQGSAGDKGRKREGESLSRTQSAERDEQSPYQGPVEAPAPVLAMPLLDRLSECDDFLQYLEPDLAETNPTAFAGKLQEELVLAALRIEALQVAKNISQCPSLSTVSPQQHRDACSPVESGVSKNSLYTRTTTSYIEGESTNLPRELDHSLGIARDEIVTKEKEVLEWQRKYEDSRQEVVEMRRIVAEYEKTIAQMIEDDQKEKSLSHHTIQQLIMEKDQALADLNSVEKSLADLFRRYEKMKDVLEGFRKNEEVLKRCAQEYLSRVRKEEQRYQALKIHAEEKLDKANADIAHVRVKSKQEQACHQASLRKEQMKVESLERTLEQKNKEIEELTKICDELIAKMGRS; encoded by the exons ATGGACAGCCGACCACAGGGGGTGATCGATGCGAG GCCTCACGACAGCGACCCACTTCTGCCAGATGCTCAGCCGCCACCTCAGCCGGCTGCCGCGCCTTGCCAGGTTTCCAAAAGCGTGACCCCTCCCTTATCGCTGCTCGTAGACCGGGAGCTCCAAGAGGCCTTCCAGCAATGTGAAGAACAAATGGCCTCACTTGGCATGTTTAATCCCATAGAGCCCCCAAGCACCACGTCTGAGACGGTTAAAGTAGAGAGGAAAACTGGAGACGGGTTGGTTAATAAATCCTATGAGTCATCGCCACCTCCTCCTATCGTTATCCAGCAGGGACATAGCAACGGGGTCCATGGAAACAAGAGCACACACGGAGACAGTGAGGCAGCAAACCCTCGGACGGATACAGTTGTGTTTAGTTTCAGGAATTACATATTGGGCACAGAGAGTAGTCCTACGGCCGCAAAGAAAGAGAGTGAAATAGAAGCAAAACACAGCCTGGATAAATGTCCAGAGCTTAAGACGGACAAAGAAATAAAGATGGTGGAGCAGAAGGAAACACCCACGCAGACACAATTAGAAACAACTAAAGATTTATTTAAAGAAGAAGACAATTATATTGCTCTCTCTGACAGAGAGGAGCGTGTCAACTCTTATGCAGCCGTTGGGGAACATTGCACTCTAGATTGTAATTCAGTGATTAAGGAAGAAGGTACGGAGGCAACCACAGAGACTGTAGATACAAAGAAAGATAATTGCGGCAATGAGTCCAGTAATtgcgtttgtgtttttgaaaaaggAGAGACTGATGATTCAGTTAATGAAACATCAGAGGGCAGTAAAGATGCATTCGCAGAGACAACAACGGGAGCAAACAATTACAGGGATCAGGATCAGGAGGCAAACACAGACAAATGGATGAATTCGTGTGACAAACATGCGGGGCTGGAcaaaaaggcaaagaagaaagaaaaaaagaaacaaaggaaaaagaaaaaagtggaaGAGAAGCACATAGAGactgaaaacaaagcaaaaactcagcctgaaaatgatttaaaggaCACATCTCTCAAGAATGCAGGAAATCACAAAGGTTCAACGGCAGATATCAAACCCGGGACACGGGCAGATGGTCAGAATGTGATTTGTGGGGAGCAGCCTGATAATGGGTGTGACTCCAAGCGACAGCTGAGTCCCGGGGGAAGCCCCAGCCCCCCACTATCATCCCCCCACAGCAGGCTGGATCATCTTACTGACTCGATCTGTTCACCTGTGTCCAACCGAGCTTTTTCACATAACCACATAACGGACGCCCCATGTGGCGTTAATCACAGCTCAATCCTGCAGCGGAAGCAACATGTAACCGAATGTGTCATTGACAACCACAATACACCAGGGACGTATGTCCAAAATGCAGTTATCAATGCATCTGTTCATCCTGAAAAGAGATCGTGTCCACAAACCAGGGAGGCTAAAGTTACCTCCGACGCAGCGATACTCTCACATGAGAATCGCAGCCCACTCTCAAACACCCAAACTTGTGTGGGAGCGAGCGGCGTGGACGCTGCCCTTGAAGAGGCTTCAGTAGTGGTTGCTGCGTTGCCACTGGCAACACCCACGATGCCAGAAGTGATAGAAAGCAAGCGAGAGGGAGAAAGCGAGAGGCGTGATTCAGGCGAGAGAGCGGCTACTGTAGCAATcgcggagagggagagagcggtaGGAGACAAAGATCTGGGAGGAGTAGAGAAGTGCTCTGGCTCCGCCgacggagagaaagaaggacTCCTGGACAGCCTTTCTCCGCTCGCGTTAATCTGTTCACGGGGCGAAGAGGGCGAGGCTGCATCTAAGGAGAGCCGCAGCGTCAAAATGCCACACAGCTCGACAGAGGCTGAAATGAACGGAGCGAGAGGGACGAGCGCTCGCAGTCCAGACGCGGAGATGCCAGCAGATAAGGGAGACGGAGCAAAGGAGGCTCCCCTGTTAGCAGCCTGTAGCGATACTCCTCCCTACGGGCTACTCACTGGTCCTGATTGTCTGGATCACAGTGCTGCGCGATCGGGGGgagcaggggagggaggaggaggaggaggaggaggaggaggagaggatgtggGAAAGAAAGCCAGGCTGACCAAAGTGCACAGTTTATTCAGCCAGCCAGAAGGCTCTGCTAGCGGGGTGTCATCAGCTGGGACCGAGTCGCCTCCGCCCACCAATGTTGCAGAGTCACAGCTGAGGTCACAAAGCTGGAGTGAGCCGATTGCTACCATATCTGGGACCATCTGCACTGAACAGGATCGTCATGAAGAAGCAATCTTACCTCTCCTCATCGAACTGAGGTCCGGCGATACTAACGGAGGGGTAAGGGCTGATCTCGGAAATAATTTGATTGCAGAGGATGCCCCGTCTTGTGAGAAGTCATCcatcacagagacagagagaaacgaCGGCCAAGTCGTCCCGCCTTTACTCCCACCTCAGCACCTGCATACTTCTCAACAAATCCTAGCCGAGCGAGCACTGGGTGTGCTCGTAGGGCAGAGCAGTAGAGGCACCAGTAGAGGCAACAACAGGGTTCACTTCGCAGACTCAGTGAAACAAGAAGGCGGTTCCTCTGTGGTTGTAGGGCGCATGGCGGTGTCGACTATGGACTGCGCCTCTTTGCCTCCGCTGACCGTACATGAGAGCTTGCGCTATCCCGTCGTCGAGGCCAGCTACACCTTCCCGGACTTCCTTGGGGTGGAGAAGTCAGAAATCGCCACAAATGCAGCGCACGCCGCGGATGAACTAGCAACACGGAGCTCGGCCGACTTTCCAAAGCCACAGAAAGATGTCCGTCTGGATGAAGGAGGTAAAGATACCGGGGAGAAGATTAAAGAGGATCCAGTAGGTAACGAAAACTTGAAGACAAACTCTGTGGATTTAAAATCAGTGGACATGACCTGCTCAAAACAGCGTCCAAGTGCTACCGAGAGGAGTCAGACTGGGGACCTTTCACAAAGAGTAGAAAGAGCCACCGCTGATGCTGATCATTCAATAGATGAAGAGGTGTCAGCAAAGGTGACCAAGCACTCAAAGGGGGACACAGAGAAGGAAGCCTTAAATCCGGGTTTGTCGACTgagaaaaagataaataagTTACATGCTGAGTTTCAGAAATCACCTGTAATCTGCGATGAAGGTAACCAACACCCTCCATCTTCATGTTCTTTGGATCCAGCTGACGATGTTACCCGCCAGCCTTTAAGCGATGTCTCTGCTGACCTACCTGGTGAGCAGCTCTCTACTGACCTTGTGACCTGTTCAGATACTGAAACTGTGACCATGATCTGCACAGCCTCTCCCCAAACAAAGCCTAGGGACCCAAACGATCAGCCTCCCACCCATTTGGATCAAACACCTCCTCATGGACGGGTTACCACAGATGCCATGGAGATCGAAAGTCACTCTTGTGATCTGACGATGGAGGAATCAGCGACTTCAGAGGAAGTGACAGTCTGTGATCCGTCAATTCCTGTTATAGAGCAATGTTCCAGTAACTCTTCTTTAGTGCTGCAGCCTCCTGGCCCAATGTTGAGTCACTTGGAGTTCATCACTGACAGTGATGTCTCACTTCCTGAGCACACGATAATCTGCGGCAGTGATGGTGACGCCACCAAAGTCGAGGGAGGAGCTGATGGCAACAAGAGCAGGGAGATGACACGCACGTCTTCGGCACCGGATCTGCAGCACGGCGATATCGGCGTTAAAGAAGATGAGACGTGTTTAAAACCGGAGGACGGAAATTATACTATGGAATCTGTCGCTGAACTTGACAATTCTGCATTCAACAATCGGAATATTCCATTTACActactgggaaatgtgtttcCTCCTCAGCCACCAAGTGCAGGCAATGTATTGGCAAAAGGTTTGTCTGGTAATGTAATTTCTCAATCTCACACTGAGCCAGGCCCTACTTGCTTCAAACCCAGTATTTGTGTAGCCTCCATTACGGATGATCTCTTTAACATCAGCTGCCAACGCAGTTCTGACCTGCCTACCAAAGAGGCTTGTGATGACATTAAACAAAAAGATATGAATAAGACACCGGGAGGTCAGACCTCTGTGGTGTTtgcagagaaaaaggaaaaagttgaAGAGGCGACAATGGATAATCAAAAGGAAGCAGCAGACAGCGGCAAGCTGCAGACAGGAAAGACCgtcaaaacacaacagcagtgtTACGGGCCAGATGAAGAGGCTGTAGATACAATTGAAGTCCTGCAGGTACCACATGAACATGAAGTCAAAAATACTGAATCAACAGGAACGAATATTAATGAAGGAGAAACAAAAATTGCCTTTGCATCTCAAAGCCAGACTTCTTCATTACCTGCCCTGAAACCTGCCGGGTCCCCTAGAGAAGGTCTAGGCTCTAAGGTAGAGTCTGGTATCGAACCTCACACCGTTCATGTCCTGAGTTTGTGCCAAACTCCGACAGCAACGCCGGAACGCTGCTCTCACGGGGCCACGGCACCAGACGTGAGTGCAGCTCTTGGCCAATCACGGTCCACGCCAGAGCCAAACTGTTTTGCTCAGCAACAGGAGCAGCCGCAGTGGCCTCTGGGATCCAGACATCCCGCGGAGGAATTATCAGGGGACTGTCTAGAGCGGGGAGAAGGGACTAACCGTCAGGGCAGGCCGATCCCAGCACTGGTTTTAGGGGGGACAGGGGTGGTAGAGGGAGGAGACAGCTCAGTTTGGAGTGTGGATGAGTGGACACGCGACGGCAGCAGTGGtgatggagaagaaggagcCAAATCTACAGCAGCTCTCGACGGGGTTTATGTGCCGTCTCACCTCGCCGGCGATGTTGATGAGAGTGGAAGGGCGGCTGAGAGAAATGCCTCGGCCGGCATAGTGAGAGTCACGGCCTCCTCTCATGCAGAAGAGATAAGACAGGGGGTGAACGAGAATAAATGCCCAGCGTTAGCGGTGGCTGGGTCAGATACAGACACTGGGTTTGCGAGTGAGCTGGTTTGTAAAGGTCAGCAAAAAGGCAATCTATCAACAGACCGTCAAGACCAACACGGAGAACAAGAGACCTCCAAGAACACTGCAGTATCTGTTGAGTCAGCATCAAAGGAACCCGAGGCATCGCTTGTACAAACAACTGTTTTATCAAAGTTCAGCACAGACAGTCAAGGCATTCATCCAGTGGTTTTTCCTTGTGAAAACCAGGCAGGAGAAATCCACACAAGCATGTTCAGTACTCTGGTTGTGCAAGCAGGATCCGTGGAAAAGGATTTCAGGGATGCAAATGCGAAAAGCAACAGTGGTGTAACGGAGGAGCGTGAAATTCAGGACACAGCGTGCGAGCCTCTCGAGCTACAAAACGCTGCTGAAACTACAGCCACACAAAGCAGCCCAGCAGTACAAACACCCATAAAAGGCCCCGATGTAGAGGAGACCACAAAGGAAGATAAAGCAGCCTTGGGCAAAGAGAAAGCTAGCAGGCAGGGTGAGGGACAAATTGAGATTGAGGCAATGACAAAGCAGGAGGTCACAGATCAAACTGGGAGTGCTAAAGACAGTAGCTCATTTGGTGTTTCTAAGGAATCAGGAAATGACACCTCCGAGTACGAAGGAATGTCCGATGGAAAAACTGTTGAAGAAGTGTCTGTGAACCCAGAGGCTGGCGACCTGCCAGCCGGGAAGCCAGAAACAAACCGGATTCAAGCATTAAAAGAGGCCGCAAAGCTTTCTCAGTGTGAACAAGAGACATCGAG ACCCCTCCCATCTCTGGAGTCTCCTCAATTAGAGTTTCTCACTCCGACTGAAGAACCAGCAGCCCCTTGGAGACAAGAGGAGATCCATCCACCAGATCGAGCAGCGGACAatacaacagagacaccagcTCTGAATATTTTGAAGAAGCCAGTGGATCTTCCTAAACCTTTAAAGAAGACCGCAGAGCTCCTAGAACCAACTCGGAGCACAAAGGCAGTGTTCCTAGAAGAAGCGGTGAAGGTAGAGCTCCCGAAAGCACCACAGCAGACAGTAGAGCTCCCAGAACCAACACAGGGCACCAGAGTAGAGGTCCCAGAGGAGGATAGAGTAGAGCTCCCGAAAGCACCACAGCAGACAGTAGAGCTCCCAGAACCAACCCAGGGCACCACCAGAGTAGAggtcccagaggaggaggagagagtagAGCTCCTGACAGCTGCCCAGCAGATAGTAGAGCTCCCAGAAGGAACACAGGGCACCAGGGTAGAggtcccagaggaggaggagaaagtagAGCTCCCGAAAGCACCACAGCAGACAGTAGAGCTCCCAGAACCAACACAGGGCACCAGAGTAGAGGTCCCAGAGGAGAAGAGAGTAGAGCTTCTGACAGCTGCCCAGCAGATAGTAGAGCTCCCAGAACCAAGAAGGGAGCCACAAACTTCctcagaaaaagaagaacagcCACCTGAGCTCCTTGAATCAACAAAAAGCCCGGAAGAGATACCAGAACCTACAAATAATGAAATAGAGATCCCGGAACCAAACAAGGCGTCAACAGAGCCCCCTGAACCAGAGAAGAGGCTGAGCAGGGAGCTGCCGGAGGAGCCCAGAGAAACACCTGTTGAGAGCCAACCTGGGGAGACATTTAAAGTTCCAGCAGTCCAGGACCCTGCTGAGGAGCGACAGGACAGCGG GTCCTCCCTCGCTGAGCAGGCAGGGAGAGGCGACCGAGTCCCGgcctctcccccaccccctgccCCCGAACACCACCTCTCGCCCGCCGTCCCACCTCACCTCCAAGACACCACAGAATTTCCCACGCCTCCTCCGACTCCCCCGGAGAGGCACACTCCTGAAGCTCCGCCAACCCCACCTGCATCTCCCTGcatccctcctgctcctctcccagcccccgcctcccctcctttAAACCCTGCCTCCCAGTGTGAGGACCgctgccctgctgctgcaccCTGCCCGGCTCCTTTGAG GAGTTCAGACTCTGATGGAGCGTTTGAGACCCCTGAAGCCACAACCCCAGTGAAGGCTGTTTCTCCCATAGATCCCCCAACCCAGCAACTAACGTCCGATGACAAAG TAGCAGACTCTGAATTGACCTCGGCCGATGCCACATGTGGTACCCCTACCATAGTTTTTGATGAGAACAAGCCCATCGCAGCCAGCGGCCAATACAACATTGAGTTTCCAGCCGATTCGACAAGTCACACTCTGACCCGCTCACTCAGCCTCCAGGGAGGAGAACTAGACAGCGGCGGCCTGTTGGACGGATCCTCCGTGGGAGGCTTCCGTCCACATTCTGAATCCTTCAGCGTCGGCACTGAGAGTGCCCCGGGGACCCTCCGCAGGCCCAAGAAGGTCCACCCTGGGTCTGTGAGGAAGAAGCCTCTTCCGAGACAGAACTCCAACCCAGAGAGTCCGAGGCcagcctcctccagcagcaccccGGAGATCAAGAAGCGCGCGAAGCCTCGAACGGCCAGCCCTCTCCAACCtcaggaggaagcagagggggGATCTGCCACCCCCAGCCCCGGAGGAACCCTCCGCAGGACCAGGAAGAGCCGGGTGGAgactcctcctcccctgccGGAGGAGGCCAACAGCACTAGCCAAGAGGAGGGCCTGGTCGTCCCTGCCTTACCCTTGTGCCAGGAGGACACCCCTCTCGTGAGTAGTCCGACGGGCAACGGCGAATCCCCCATCCCCCCTAATACCTCCTACAAATGGGATCCAGATAATTTTGAGGACATCGATCCTTTCAATACCGGAGGTAGTAAAGTTGCCAATTCCCCCGTTCTTGGCCGTAAAGGCCCCGTGTGTGCCCCCATCGCTACCCCTCCCGAGAGTCCCCCCATCTCCTCTGTAGAGCCGGGTCCCCCAGCTCCTCTTCAAGAGCCAATCACTAACCCAGAAGAGCAACCCATCATCCCCACGCGTCAGTCAGTGAGGCTGGAGTTTGACTACTCTGAGGAGGGCAGTGAGGCGTCGCACCAGGCCTCTCTCCCACCCAAGAAAGTGGGCAAGAAGCCCGGAGGGAAGATGCCTCTGAGGAAACCAAAGCTGGGGCTGAAGAAGGCCCCCAAAGCGCAGACAGAGCAGCTGGACAACAATCCTCCAGCAACCCACAATGGCAACGAGGAGGACATTCCTGTGCCCCAAGTGTCTTACAAGTTGGAACCCGACAAGTGGGATGATCCCAACTTCAACCCATTTACCTCTAAGAAAGGAATCACCAACTCCCCCAAACAGTCTCGGCCCTCACATGCCTTTGACACCAATGACTTTGACGACTCAGAAGACCCTTTCAAATCCTCCAATAAGATGGCCAACTCACCCCCGAAGGCTACTGCCTCCTTCGACCTGTCATCCAACGACTACGACAATGAAAATGATAACGACAACATTGGAGAACTAGAGAACCAAAATCAGAACAAACCtggcaagaaaaagaaaactccaATCAAATC TAATACTTTCAGAGTGAAAAGGTCGCCAAAGAAATCCCCGTTGTCCGACCCGTCCCAG GATCCTACGCCCACAGATGAAACTCCCTCTCTGCGGCCAAAGGACGACCACGCCACGGACGAGGAGAAGCTGGCCTCCTCCACCGGTCACAAGTGGGCCGCCCTGCACGACATGGAAGCAGATTTGAACTCTGACCAGCAAGACTTCCCTCAGCCGTCCGACCTCACGTCCTTCGTCAATGAGAACAGTCTTCCTCCCCAGACTCCAG TGCAAGACTATGAGATTGAGTACATGGAGAAGCTTGGCTCTGCTTCGCCT CCGCTGTCCGTGAAGAAGCCGTCTTTGTACTTGAAGCTGGACTCCGTATCTGACAGCTTAACCAAGAATACGTGTGCGCATGGATCAGAGCCCAGTTCCCCCTGCACAGG GAGTTTTGAGGAGATGGAGGCCCAGATAACAGCGGATATGAAGACACCAGTGCTGAGCACCCGGTCCGGACCCCAGGGCTCCGCCGGGGACAAAGGCAGGAAGAGAGAGGGCGAGTCCCTCAGCCGAACGCAGAGCGCGGAGAGGGACGAGCAG TCCCCTTACCAGGGCCCCGTGGAGGCCCCTGCTCCAGTCCTGGCCATGCCCCTGTTAGACAGGCTGTCTGAGTGTGACGACTTCCTGCAGTACCTGGAGCCTGACCTGGCTGAGACCAACCCCACCGCATTCGCCGGAAAACTGCAG GAGGAGCTGGTGCTTGCTGCCCTGAGGATAGAGGCTCTGCAGGTAGCCAAAAACATCTCTCAgtgcccctccctctccactgTAAGCCCCCAG cagcacagagatgcGTGTTCTCCAGTGGAGAGTGGAGTGTCCAAGAACTCACTTTACACCAGGACCACCACCAGCTACATTGAAGGGGAGAGCACCAACCTGCCCAGAGAACTGGACCACTCGCTGGGAATCGCACGGGATGAG ATCGTAACAAAGGAGAAAGAAGTGCTGGAGTGGCAGAGGAAGTATGAAGACAGCCgacaggaggtggtggagatgaG GAGGATTGTTGCTGAATACGAGAAGACGATCGCACAGATGATTG